One window of the Dehalogenimonas sp. THU2 genome contains the following:
- the ligD gene encoding non-homologous end-joining DNA ligase yields the protein MDKTALAKIPGVQKAPIPERLAPMLATLTGKPFTDPDWYFEPKLDGYRIIAFIQDGRAMLQSRNLHDYTDHFPRVAAEMAAQDVHEAVVDGELVALDENNRPCFQCLQQHVKQRLSEDSERYALHYYVFDLLYLDGWDLTGAPQSARAELLDKVLKPGSAVKAVRRLDGDGATIFAAAIDTGMEGVIAKRRDAAYLPGKRSNDWLKIKGTLSDEFIIAGYTAGHGARAGAFGSLVLAQHEDGGKLRHAGNVGTGFNDKSLTEMKHKMEKLKTTKSPFTEKIPLESTITWLKPELVAEVKFAERTREGNLRVPVFLRLRDDKNATEVVAHENPVSRTG from the coding sequence TTGGATAAGACAGCGCTCGCCAAAATACCGGGCGTTCAAAAGGCCCCGATACCGGAACGCCTGGCGCCCATGCTGGCGACGCTCACCGGGAAGCCTTTCACCGATCCTGACTGGTACTTCGAGCCCAAGCTCGACGGCTACCGCATCATCGCCTTCATCCAAGATGGCCGGGCGATGCTGCAATCGCGTAATCTCCACGACTACACCGATCACTTCCCCCGCGTCGCCGCGGAGATGGCCGCCCAGGACGTGCACGAAGCGGTCGTCGACGGTGAACTCGTCGCCCTCGACGAAAACAACCGGCCGTGCTTCCAGTGCCTGCAACAGCACGTCAAGCAGCGCCTTAGCGAGGACAGCGAAAGGTACGCACTGCACTACTACGTTTTCGACCTGCTCTACCTCGACGGCTGGGACCTGACCGGGGCGCCGCAGTCCGCCCGTGCCGAACTCCTCGACAAGGTACTTAAGCCGGGCAGCGCGGTCAAAGCGGTGCGGCGGCTGGACGGCGACGGCGCCACTATCTTCGCCGCCGCCATCGATACCGGCATGGAGGGCGTCATCGCCAAACGCCGTGACGCCGCCTACCTGCCGGGCAAACGCTCCAACGACTGGCTTAAAATCAAGGGTACCCTGTCCGATGAGTTCATCATCGCCGGCTATACGGCCGGCCATGGCGCCCGCGCCGGCGCCTTCGGCTCGCTCGTCCTGGCGCAGCATGAAGACGGCGGCAAACTACGCCACGCCGGCAACGTCGGCACCGGTTTCAATGACAAATCGCTAACCGAGATGAAGCATAAAATGGAAAAACTGAAGACCACAAAATCGCCGTTCACCGAAAAGATCCCCTTAGAATCCACCATCACCTGGCTGAAACCAGAACTGGTCGCCGAGGTCAAATTCGCCGAGCGTACCCGTGAAGGCAATCTGCG
- a CDS encoding Ku protein — MPKAFWKGAISFGLVVIPVSMSVAIRERPLRFNYLHKKDLVKPSQVLHCPEDDEYFSVKDTVRGYEYAKGQYIVITDKDFEAVPIKTTRSIDLQAFVGEDEIDPIFFFDSHYLEPQPLGEKPFRLLREAMLSTGKVAVAKVTFARKEHLACLRPYGNGLILHSMRYPGEIVPAPETPEPKSESSKAELDMAQSLIKSMAQPFDPKQYKDEYRLALEKIIDAKLKGKKIEPPKAPPEKETADLMAALEASLAKSKEKATAGKGK; from the coding sequence ATGCCAAAAGCATTCTGGAAAGGCGCCATCAGTTTCGGCCTGGTCGTCATCCCCGTATCGATGTCGGTGGCCATCCGGGAGCGGCCTCTGCGCTTCAATTACCTCCATAAAAAGGACCTGGTCAAACCCAGCCAGGTGCTGCATTGCCCTGAGGACGATGAGTACTTCAGCGTCAAGGACACCGTCCGCGGCTATGAGTACGCCAAGGGGCAGTATATCGTCATCACCGACAAGGATTTCGAGGCCGTGCCGATAAAAACCACCCGCAGTATCGACTTGCAGGCCTTCGTCGGCGAGGATGAGATCGATCCGATATTTTTTTTCGACTCCCATTACCTCGAACCCCAACCCCTCGGCGAGAAACCGTTCCGATTGCTCAGAGAGGCGATGCTCTCAACCGGCAAGGTCGCCGTGGCCAAGGTGACTTTCGCCCGCAAGGAGCACCTGGCCTGCCTCCGGCCCTACGGCAACGGCCTGATCCTCCACTCGATGCGCTACCCGGGGGAGATCGTGCCCGCGCCGGAGACACCGGAACCGAAATCGGAGTCCTCCAAGGCTGAACTCGACATGGCCCAATCCCTGATCAAGAGCATGGCGCAGCCGTTCGACCCCAAGCAGTACAAGGACGAGTATCGCCTGGCCCTCGAAAAGATCATCGACGCCAAGCTCAAGGGCAAGAAGATCGAGCCTCCCAAGGCCCCTCCGGAGAAAGAGACCGCCGACCTCATGGCCGCGCTCGAAGCCAGTTTGGCGAAAAGCAAAGAAAAGGCGACGGCGGGAAAAGGTAAATAG